The stretch of DNA AGTTCCGCGGCTGCCGGAACAGCGGCCGGAGGGGAACTGGCGGGCGCGCCGGTGGCGGATTCCGTAGCCGCCGCGCTGCTGGGAGCGGGGGCCGACGTTGCGGTGCCGCTGCTGCCGGCGCAGCCGGAGAGTAACGCCGCGAGGGCGAAAGCGGACAGGCCGATGCTGCGGTACTTTTTCATCTGCTGCTCCTTGGCTCCTGCCGGCCAACTCGTCAGACCGGCGCTATCCGATATGACGCCGTGGGGTGAAGAATGGTTCATAGCGAGGGCCCGTCTTCCGTCCGGGTTCCGGGGGAACCCGTTGACTGAACTGATGCCCCGGCGCGTACGTCGTTACGGCAGAAGGAGATCGAGCCGGGAGGTGGCGAATGCCGCTGGACGAAGACGTGGTGGCTGCGATCTACCGCGACCATGGAACGGCCCTGAGGCGCTTCGTTCTCAGCGCCTCCCGGGATCCGCAACTGGCGGATGACATCGTGCAGGAGACGGTGTTGCGTGTCTGGCAGCAGGCTCCGCAGATCACCGGGAGCCTGCGCAGCTATCTCTTCAGGACTGCCCGCAACATCATGATCGACAATTACCGCAAGGCCCAGCGCCGCCCGCGTGAGGCCACGGAACGCGATGTGGCCGATCTTGTGGATGCTGCCGAACGCGTCGACGATCTGCTCAACAGGGTCCTGATGGAGGAGGCGCTGCTCCGGCTCAGCGCGGAGCACCGCGACGTCCTTGTCGCCCTCCACTACCGCCGCTTCACGGTCCAGGAGGCCTCGGTGCAGTTGAATATCCCCACCGGCACCGTGAAATCCCGGGCCTTCTACGCCGTGCGCGCGTTGCGGACGATCCTTGACGAAATGGGGGTGCAGCGGTGACGGCAACGGAACTCCACCAGCTGCTCGGCGCATATCTTCTCGGGGGCCTGGAGCCTGCGGAAGCGGCTGTATTTGAGCAGCATCTGGGCTCCTGCACGGACTGCCGGCAGGAGCTGGACGAATTGGCCAGCCTCCCGGCCCTGCTCGACGCACTTCCGATACCCGACGCCGTCGCGCTCACCGCCGCGGCAGTTGCGGCGGGCCGTGAGGCGGCCCCGGCGGCGGCCGGGACCAGTCCGGTCCCGCGGCGCCTGCTCGATGAACTTGCCGCCCGTCGCAGGAAAGTGCGACGCCGGTGGTCGGCGGCGGCCGCGGCCGCGGCTGCGGCGTGCCTCGCCCTGGGCGTCCTGGCCGGGCCGCTGCTTAGTCCGCTTCCTAAACCGGACGCCAGCTACTCGGTCCAGGCCAGCAACGGACTCCAGGTCACCGTGGGCCTCGTCAGGAAGGCCTGGGGGACCGAACTGGCGGTTGATGGCCGGAGCCTGCCTGCGGAGGGGACGTTCTCGCTGTGGGTGAAGGCCCGCGACGGTGGAGAAGACCGTGCCTGTTCCTGGACGGCAACCCCTTCCGGCAAGGTCAGGATCACCGGAGCCACGCCCCTGCAGCTCTCGAGCATCACCAGCGTCGAGATGCGGAACGGGCAGCAGCAGACCGTGGCCGTCATCGCCGTGCCGAACGGGTAGCGCGGCCGCGGGGTGCCTACATCCTGGCGAGTTTGGACCGCACGACCATGAAGATGCCGTAGCAGATCAGTCCGGCGCCGACGGCGGCCAGCAAGTAGAAGCCAAACGGCTGCTCGCGCAGGGCCTTCAGGCCGCCGTCGAGCCCGGTTGATTCCTCGGGGTGCGCCGTCACGGTGGCGACGATGATCAGCAGGCCGACGAGGAACAATACGATGCCCTTGGCTGCGTAGCCGGCCACACCAAGCACCTTTACCGCCTTGCGCGCCGTCTCCGGGGACGGCAGCCGGAGATATTTGGTGAACGACTGCCGGAAGCCGCGGATGGCGTAGACGATTCCGGTGACAGCCACCGCGGCGCCGAGGAGCAGCAGGAGGAGGAAGCCTCCCGGGGCCTGCATGAGCGCCGCGGTCAGGTCGCTCGTGGAGCGGCGGTGGTCGGAGCGGGCACCGATGGCGAAGGACATGAGCGTCGCGGCGATTCCGGCATACACCACGGCCTGGAGCGCGGCCTTGAGTTTCTTCCCGACCTTCTTCCTGGTGGGAAGGTGCTCGAAATCGAAGATGGCGTCGCTGGCCTGCCAGAGGGCCAAGGCGACGCAGGCCGCGAAGGAGCTCCAGAGCAGCACCGGTCCGGCGGGCTGGACAGCGAGCTCCTCGACGGCGCCGCTGACGTCTGCCTGGCCCTGACCGCCCATGGCAAGCCGGATGGCGACCAGCCCGATCAGCAGGTGCAGGATGCCGCTCACGGCAAACCCGGCCCGGGCCACAACCTCGAGCGGCTTCGAGTTGGTGACGTCCTCGGCGATTTCCGCCGCGTCTTTGATTTCCTTCTTGATGATCAAACCCTCGCGTGACTCGGTTGTCCTAACAGGCGTTACCGCCCCGCACCTGCCTCTTCGGCAATCGTGCCACGCGGGAGCGCCCGGGAACAGGCCCCGGCAGCCGAGGCTCAGCGGCCCCGGCAGCCGAGGTTCAGCGGCGCCGGTAGCTGAGGTCGAAGATGAGGCGGCCGGCCTCGTGCGCCTTGTTCTCGAAGCTCGTCAGGATCCGTCCCTCGAACCGCGGGGCCCATCCGCCCGTCTCGTCGATGCCTTCGTTGGGGCCGGTCTGGTCGGTGCTGACCGGTGCGCGGCCTTCCTTCACGGGCGCGCCGCCCACGAGGGACTCGACGCCAGATTCCCACACCCGGGTCAGCGGACTTTCGGTGCCGCCGCGTTCGCCTTCATGCAGATTCTCGAAATCGGGCGAGCCGGCCAGGACCTCGCGGACATGGACGGCGTAATTGGACCAGTCCGTCGCGATCCGCCAGACGCCGCCGGGCTTGAGCGCCCTCGCGGCGAGTTCGGCGAAGGCCGGCTGGATGAGGCGGCGCTTGTGGTGTCGGGATTTGTGCCACGGATCGGGGAAGAAGACCCACAGTTCCGTGACCGAAGCCGCCGGCAGCATGGTGGCGAGTACCTCCGGGGCATTCGCCTCGACCACACGGACGTTGCCCAGCTTGCGGCTGTTGATCTTGATCAGGGTGTTCGCCAGGCCCGGCGTGTAGACCTCAACGGCCAGGAAGTCCGTGTCCGGGTTCTGCTCCGCGGCATGGCACACGGCGTCACCGAGGCCGGACCCGATCTCCACGATCAGCGGGGCGTTGCGGCCGAATTCGGCTTTGGCGTCAAACACATAGTCCGGATGCACGGAGGTGTTGGCGACGTGGCGGGGAACCTCGACGGCCCAGCGGTCGGAGTGCTCCTCCCAGGCGGCCTGCCGCCGGCCCTGCAGCCGGGTCCCGCGGCGCACGAAGCTGACAGGCCGGCCGCCGTAGGTCCCGAAGGAGGCCTGGCTTCCGGGGGTGACCGGGCGCGACGGCTGCGGCGTCTGGGGGGATTCTGGGGATTCACTCATCCTTTCCAGAATAGAGGAGATTACCGGGGCGGACGGCGTGGGGGGAAGGCGAGGGGGCGGCCGGTCCGGAGAGGACCGTTGACCCGGCGGCGTTCACGGAATCATCAGGAACCCCCCGCCTTTGGCCCCCAGAACCAGAATGCCGGCAATTTGGAGCGCGAGGATGGACAACGCCAGGATGCCGATGACCCGGGTATTCGTCCACCCGTCTGATCGAACGACGGCAGTGATGCCCAGGATCACGCAGGCCAGGCCGAGGGGAGCCGGCAGGCTCCACAAGACTGCGGGCGCAACCCAATCCTGCGGGCCGCGGCCCGCGTCCGCCCGGGTAAACAGCGCGGCAAGGAGACTGGCCGGCATGGTCACAGTAAAGCTTTGGGCCATCAGGGCGCCGCACACGAGACTTACTATGCCGGCGCCGAGGCCCCGTGCCGGAGGTGGAGCGGTCGGCGGCGTTGGCGGGTGTTGCTGGAGGCTCATTGTTCCCCCTGTCTATTGGGCAATGCCTATTAGGCAGTGTCTATTGGGCAGTGCGGGTGGTCGTGCTTGTTTGGCCAGCGTAGGTGCGGACCGGGGGCCATCTCGACGCGCCTGCGCCGTATGTGGATAAATCCCGTCCGCGCCTCCGCCGTGCCGGTGGGTGCCTGCCAGAATGGGTCAGTGACCTTACCGAAGAGCGCCTCTGACTCCGCTGCCAGCAGCCCCGCCGTCGCCGGCCTGGCCCCGGGGCGCCGCAGCCCCCTGGTGGACGCGGAGATCGACGACGTTCCCGCGGCGGAGCCCACCCGCGTCGGAAGCCGTCGCGGGCTGGCCTACCTGGGCGTGTGCCTGGTCCTCATCGGTTTGAACCTCCGCACCGTGTTTTCCAGTTTCTCCGCCGTGCTTCCCGAGGTGACGGCCGACGCCGGGCTGCCGGGCTGGGCGGTGGTGGTCCTCACTACGGTGCCGGTGACGCTGCTCGGTCTGTTCGCTCCGCTCGCCCCCGTGCTGGCGCGCCGCTTCGGGGCCGAGCGCGTGCTGCTCGGCGCCATGGCGGTGCTCACGGCAGGGCTCCTGCTGCGGCCGCTCGACGCAGCCGGGGCCGGACACCTTCCTGCGCTGCTGGCAGGAACGGCCGCGTGCGGCGCCGCGATCTCGCTGTGCAATGTGCTGCTGCCGGGCCTCGTGAAACGGGACTTTCCGCACCGCCTGGGCCTCATGGGGGGCCTGTACACCACGGCGATCTGCGCTTCAGCGGCCCTCGGTGCCGGCTTCACCTATCCCGTCTTTGCCGCGACGGGGGAGTGGACGGCGGCGCTGTGGTTCTGGGCGGTGCCGCCTGGCGTCGTTCTGCTGCTGTTCCTGCCGCTGGCCATCCGGCAGCACCACGGCCGGCACCAGCAGGCGGCCGGCGGCGTCAATGTGTGGCGTTCGGCCGTCGCCTGGCAGGTGACCATCTTCATGGTGCTCCAGGCGATGATGTCCTTCAGCGTGTTTGCGTGGCTGGCGCCGATCCTGCGCGAGCGCGGGGTTGACGGCGGCACGGCGGGGCTGATCGTCTCGGCCTCGATCGGGCTGCAGATGCTGGGATCGCTGTTCGCCCCGGCCCTGGCCACGCGGTTCCGGGACCAGCGCGCCATCAATACGGTGGTGGCGCTGATGACCGGCGGCGGCTTCGCCCTGAGCATCTTCGGCCCGCTGCCGCTGGTCTGGCTGTGGACCGGGCTGCTGGGCCTGGGGCAGGGGAGCCTGACGGCGGTGGCGCTGACCATGATCATGGTCCGCACCCGCGACGGGCATACGGCAGCGCACCTGTCCGGCATGATGCAGGGCGTGGGCTACGGGCTGGGTTCCACCGGGACCCTCGTGGTGGGCCAGCTGCATCAAGCCACGGGGTCCTTCGCCGCGGCGGCCGTGCTGTTCCTGGTGGTTGGCTCCCTGGCCGCCGTCTTCGGTTACCGCGCCGGACGGAACCGCTTCGTCGGCGGCTGACTCCCGCAGGTGCGCCCGGGCCGCCGGCTGTGGCATGCTTCCCCTCTAGCCTTCAACGCATCCACTATCGATCAGGCCCCGCCCGTGCCCCGTTCCTCCCCGTCGTTGGCCCCGGAATCAGCCGGGATCTTCCACCGCAGCTACCTGCTGGTGACCCTTGGCGCGTGCGCCCTGGTGTTCCTGGCAGCGTTCGAATCCCTCGCGGTGACCACCATCATGCCGCTGGTGAGCCGGGAACTCGACGGCGCCAGCCTCTATGCGCTGGCCTTCGCCGGCCCGCTCGCCACCGGCGTCATCGGGATGGTCGCGGCCGGGAACTGGTCGGACCGGCGCGGACCGGTCGCTCCCCTGTATGCGTCCGTGGCTATGTTCGTCGTGGGGCTGCTGATCGCCGGAACAGCGGTGAACATGCCGGCGCTGGTGTCGGGCCGGCTGGTGCAGGGGCTGGGGGGCGGCGCCATGACGGTGGCGCTGTACGTGGTCGTGGCCAGGGTTTATCCGGCAGTGCTGCACCCGAAGATCTTCGCCGCCTTCGCCGCGGCCTGGGTGGTTCCGTCCCTCGTGGGCCCCTTCGCCGCCGGTGTCGTGGCGCAGTTGGCCAGCTGGCACTGGGTCTTCCTTGGTGTGGTCGGGCTCGTGGTGCCGGCCATGCTGATGATCGTTCCGGCCGTGCGGGGGCTGCATGCCGGCTCCGAAGACGTGCGGCCCGAGACCCGCTGGGACTACGGCCGGCTGGCCTGGGCCGTGCTCGCCGCGCTCGCCGTGCTCGGCCTGAACCTCTCGGCGGAGCTTCCGGTGGCCGGCGGTGCGCTGGCGGCAGCCGCCGTCGTGGTGGCGCTCGTGGCCGTCCGTCCCCTCGTCCCGCGCGGAACCCTGATTGCCCGGCACGGACTGCCCAGCGTCATCCTCACCCGCGGGCTGGTCGCAGCGGCGTTTTTCGGGGCCGAGGTCTACCTTCCGTACCTGCTGGTGGAACGGTACGCCTTCCAGCCCACCTTCGCGGGCCTCACCCTGACCGGAGGCGCCGTCGCCTGGGCCTGCGCCTCGGCCGTCCAGGGCAGGCTCGGTCCCCGGCTCGATCACCGGCTGGGTGTTCGCCGGCGGCGGCATGGGCCTGATGTATCCGCGCCTGAGCGTCATGACCCTGGCCCTGTCCACCAAGGAGACTGAAGGCTTCAACAGCTCCGCCATGTCCATCTCCGATTCCCTCGGCGGCGCGCTGGCACTCGCCGCCACCGGGATCATCTTTGCCGCATTTGCCGCGACCGCGAAGGCGGCCGCCACAACGGCGGCCGCCTTCGCCGGGGTCTTTGCCCTCGCTACGGTCATCGGGATCGCCGCCGTGGCGGTCGCCCCCAGGGTTGCCTCGCGGCAGCGGGATTAGCCTCGATTTTTCATGATGCTCGTTGATGGCCGCTGGTTTGTGGCCGTGGCTGGTGGGCGGTTGTTTTCTGTTTTCGGGCAGTCTGGTGTGGCCCGTCGGTTCGCTTCGGGGTTGGCGCCGGTTCCACTTCCGGTGATCGTGCTGTTCGTTGGGACAGGATGAGGTCCACGATCAGCCGGTGGAAGGAACGAGCCCTTTGCTGAGGCGGGCGGTGTTCTCCAGAAGCAGTTTCAGGAGGTCTTTCTCGGGCGCTGTTTCCGGGAGCAGGAGCTGGTGGCGGCGGGCGCGGGTGATGATTTTCCCGGCGGTCGCGAAGAGCCGGTAGCGCCAGCGTTTGATGTCCCAGGCTTTGGCGTGGTGGCCGTCCGGGAGGGCGGCGAGCTGGAGCCAGGAGACCAGGTTGAGGGCCAGGGTGGCGATGTTTGCCCAGGCCTGGTTCGCGGCGAAATCGAAGAACGGCAGCTTGCCCAGGCCGGTGTTTTTCAGGGTTTTGATCCGGTTCTCGCACCGGCCGCGGGCGCGGTGTCTGGCGTCGAGGAAGGGTCCGTGCCAGCGTGGGGAGTTGGTCAGGAACGCGGTGATCCGGTGCCCGTCGACGTCGAGCAGGGTCGGCTGCGCGCCGGGGTGCAGCGGCTCGGCGCGGAGGAACAGGTTGGTGCCCGGCGGGTAATCGGTGAGCGGGATGACGTCGGTGGCGTTGATGACCCACGCATCGTTCCGGTCGTTCCCGTGCTGGTCCAGGGCCAGCTGCCAGTGCTCTTTGTCGTTGATCCAGTCGATCATGTGCGCTTTGCCCAAGGGCAGCGCGAAGCTGGTGGAGAACTGCACGCCCAGGCTGTGCAGGTGCCAGAGGAATTTCCGCGAGGCGCCGGCACCGTCGGTGCGGACCAGGACCTTTTCCCCGGCCAGGGCCCCGGCCTCGGTGAAGAAGCTCTCGGGCAGTTGGGCTGCGGCGGTGTGGAAGACCCGGATGTGGTCCTCGGCGCTGTTCGCCCCGGCGTTGCCCGGCCTCAGCATTGCGGCGAGGATTTCCCCGGAACCGTTGCCGCCGCCGTAGTCGACGCTGGCGATGAACGGGGCGAACCCGTAGCCGCCCTTGTAGGTTCCGGCGACGTTCTCCTTATCCGAATGCGAGGTCACCAGGGTCGCGTCGAGGTCGATGATGAGCGGGTCCGCAGCCGTCGCGGCCAGTGCCGGGTTCCGGTCCCCGGCCGCGTCCCAGGCCCGCGTGCGCAGTTCCCGGGTAAGGGTCTCGAATCCGTAGCCGAACAGCTCCGGGTTCGCCACGGTGCGTTCGAAGAACCGGGAGACGGTCGCGTTCGAGGGCAGCTGACCAAAGACGCCGGGTGAGGAACGCAGGATGTCCAGATCGGAGGCGTGTTCGCCTCCGGCGGCGAGCATGGCGGCCAAAGAACCAACCAGCCGGCCAGGCCGGTGTTTCGCGCCAGAGGGAACAAACTGGCCCAGCCTGTCCTCACACAGCCTGCCGAAACCCAGCGCGTCCATGAAGCCGGTGAGCACCGAAACCCGGGCGTGGGAGATCAGCGACTGGCCGGTGAAACTGACCGGCGGGGACGGAAAAACAGCGGTAGACTTCTGCATCGAAAGGGTGCTCCCTCGCTCGGCAAATAACGGTCTCGACAACCACTATTTTCCCAGTTCAGAGCACCCTTTCCCTGATTAACACGCCATCCCGCCGGACCCGCCATGAAAACCTTGGGTTAGCGCCCGGCGGCCGTGGCCCTTGCCGCCGTCGCCTTTTCCCTGGTTGACACTGCCGCCCATTCCGCCATCCGGGCCTGCTGGAGGGGCGTCTGGCGGTTGAAGTACCAAGCGATGCCCAGCAGCAGGAACCACACCGGAGCCACCACCAGCGCGAGCCGGGTGTCATCGGCCTGGGCCAGGGCCACCAGCATAAAGATGAAGAACGCCAGCACCACATAGGGCATGAAGCCGGAGCCCGGCATCTTGAACTTCGAGGCGGCATGGAGTTCGGGCCTCCGCCGGCGGAACACGATGTAGCTGACGAGGATCATCGACCAGACAAACATCGTCAGCACCGACGCAACCGAGGTGACGATGGTGAAGGCGCCGATGACGGAATCGCCGGAGTAGAGCAGGACGAGTCCGGACAGCAGGAAGATGCAGGAGAACAGCAGGGCGTTCTGCGGGACCTTGCGCGGGCTCAGCTTCCCGAAGGCCTTCGGTGCGTTCCCGTCCTGGGCCAGGCCGTAGACCATGCGCGAGGTGGAGTAGATGCCGGAGTTGGCGCTGGATGCGGCGGAGGTCAGCACGACGAGGTTGATCACCACGGCGGCGATGCCCAGCCCTGCGAGGGTAAACATGCCGATGAACGGGCTGCTGGCGGGGTCGATGCTGTGCCACGGGTTCACCGCCATGATGACGACCAATGCCCCTACATAGAAGAGCAGGACGCGGATGGGGATGGAGTTGATGGCCCGGGGCAGGTTCCTTTCCGGGTTCTTGGTTTCCGCTGCTGCAGTGCCCACCAGTTCGATCCCGGCGAAGGCGAAGATGGCGATCTGGAAGCCGAGGATGAAGCCGAACATCCCGTGCGGGAACATGCCGCCGTCGTTCCAGATGTTGGCCAGGCTGGCCACCGCGCCGTTGGGGGAGGTGAAGTGGGTCGCGATCATGACCACGCCGGTGGCGATCAGGGCGAGGATCGCCACTACCTTGATGATGGCGAACCAGAACTCGGCCTCGCCGAAGGCCTTGACGCTGGGCAGGTTCAGCACGATCAGCACGGCCGGGGTGATGAGGGCCGGGATCCACAGGGGTGTACCCGGTGCGAGCTTGTCCACGTAGCCGGAGATGGCAACGATGTCGGCGACGCCGGTGACCACCCAAAAGAACCAGTATGACCAGCCGGTGAAGAATCCGGCCCACGGACCCAGCAGGTCTCCGGCGAAGTCGCTGAAGGATTTGTAGTTCAGGTTGGAGAGCAGGATCTCACCCATGGCGCGCATGACGAAAAACAGCATGGAGCCGATGATCATGTAGACGAAGATGACCGAGGGGCCGGCCAGCGAGATCGTCTTGCCGGAGCCCATGAACAGGCCGGTTCCGATGGCGCCGCCGATGGCGAGCAGCTGGATATGGCGGTTGCCAAGCGCCCGGGCGAGATGCGGTTCCTGGCGGTGTCCCCCGGTGCCGGTTTGCAGGGCGGTGGTCTCGGCTACCGAAATTGTGCGTTCAGACATAAGGCTTCTTTCCTTGTCACAGCTGGCGGCGGGCGGTAATGGTGGTGCCGTACCGGCCGCGCGGCTCCGTCGCAAATGTGACGGAGCTAACAGTCGGGGCTGGTGGATTAAGACTAGGGGCAGGATTCCGGCCCGCTGCCGATGCTTCGCGGGGTGGACCCAGGGGATCCACCGGCTGGCTCCCGGGGCGGGCGCCGTCGTTGAGCCGGGACTCTGCTGCCCCGCGGAAGATTGTTTTGCGGTGTCAGCCCGGGGTTTGCCGTGACGGCAGGGCGCCCTGCCCGGTGCCTCGTGGGGGTGTTCAGGGCCGAAGGAGAGCCGAACGGCTGCTCGACAAACGTCGAGTGCCGGTGCCTCAATCGTCGTCCGGTGTCCGACGTCGGTCCGCCCGGGCGCATGTCCGCCGCGGCCCGGCCGGCATGCATCTGCCGCCCTTATACTTCTGCCCATGACAGACGGGCCGAAAGTACTGCTGGTGGAAGACGATGCCAGCCTGGCTGCCATGCTGGAGGAGCTGCTGCGGGGCGAGGGCTACACGGTGGTGATGGCCCATGACGGGCAGCGGGCCCTGCACGAGGGGCTCAGCCAGCCGTTCGACGTCCTCCTGATGGATCGGGGCTTGCCGGGCATGGAGGGCCTGGACGTTCTGGCGCGGCTCCGCAGCCGGGGAGTGGCCACTCCGGCACTGATACTGTCCGCGCTGAGTAACCCCGCGGACAGGGTTGAGGGCCTGGACCGGGGCGCGGAAGACTATCTGGGCAAGCCGTTCGACGTCGACGAGCTCCTCGCCAGACTCCGGTCCCTGTTGCGGCGGCACACCGCGTCCTCCGACGCCGTGCCCGTTCCCGGCGGCATGCTGGACGTCAGCGGCCGCACGGTCACACTGGGGAGCGGGGCCGTCATCGTCCTGTCCGAACGGGAAAGCGAACTGTTGGCACTGCTGGCCCGCCGCCCCCAGCAGATCTTCACGAGGGAGGGCCTGATGGATGCGGTGTTCCCGGAAGCCGACGACGACGGCGTCGTGGACACCTACGTGCATTACCTGCGGAAGAAGCTGGCCAAGTCCGCGGTGCTCACCGTCCGGGGTGTCGGCTACCGGCTGGGGGCGCTCCTGTGAGCACCCGGGAACGGTCCGAACTGAGGGGCGCCGTGGTCCGGCTGGCCCTCCAGTTCACGGCGCTCATCCTTGTCCTGCTCGCCCTGATGGGCGGCCTGATGTACTCCGTCGTGGCGGCCCGCGCCGATGAATCAGACAACCGGAAACTCGAGGGGGCCACGCTGGTGGACGCACCACGCGACGCCCCGTTGGATGTGTTTGTGGCTATTTCCGGCAATGGCCAGCTCACCGTGTCACGCAACATGCCGGCGGGCCTTCCGGACACGGGCGCCATCGGCCGGGTGCAGTCGTCCCACATCAGCGAACGGGGAACCGTCCAGGTGGCCGGGCGGAG from Arthrobacter sp. PAMC25564 encodes:
- a CDS encoding sigma-70 family RNA polymerase sigma factor, which encodes MPLDEDVVAAIYRDHGTALRRFVLSASRDPQLADDIVQETVLRVWQQAPQITGSLRSYLFRTARNIMIDNYRKAQRRPREATERDVADLVDAAERVDDLLNRVLMEEALLRLSAEHRDVLVALHYRRFTVQEASVQLNIPTGTVKSRAFYAVRALRTILDEMGVQR
- a CDS encoding zf-HC2 domain-containing protein, with product MTATELHQLLGAYLLGGLEPAEAAVFEQHLGSCTDCRQELDELASLPALLDALPIPDAVALTAAAVAAGREAAPAAAGTSPVPRRLLDELAARRRKVRRRWSAAAAAAAAACLALGVLAGPLLSPLPKPDASYSVQASNGLQVTVGLVRKAWGTELAVDGRSLPAEGTFSLWVKARDGGEDRACSWTATPSGKVRITGATPLQLSSITSVEMRNGQQQTVAVIAVPNG
- a CDS encoding DUF1206 domain-containing protein; amino-acid sequence: MIIKKEIKDAAEIAEDVTNSKPLEVVARAGFAVSGILHLLIGLVAIRLAMGGQGQADVSGAVEELAVQPAGPVLLWSSFAACVALALWQASDAIFDFEHLPTRKKVGKKLKAALQAVVYAGIAATLMSFAIGARSDHRRSTSDLTAALMQAPGGFLLLLLLGAAVAVTGIVYAIRGFRQSFTKYLRLPSPETARKAVKVLGVAGYAAKGIVLFLVGLLIIVATVTAHPEESTGLDGGLKALREQPFGFYLLAAVGAGLICYGIFMVVRSKLARM
- the trmB gene encoding tRNA (guanosine(46)-N7)-methyltransferase TrmB, with amino-acid sequence MSESPESPQTPQPSRPVTPGSQASFGTYGGRPVSFVRRGTRLQGRRQAAWEEHSDRWAVEVPRHVANTSVHPDYVFDAKAEFGRNAPLIVEIGSGLGDAVCHAAEQNPDTDFLAVEVYTPGLANTLIKINSRKLGNVRVVEANAPEVLATMLPAASVTELWVFFPDPWHKSRHHKRRLIQPAFAELAARALKPGGVWRIATDWSNYAVHVREVLAGSPDFENLHEGERGGTESPLTRVWESGVESLVGGAPVKEGRAPVSTDQTGPNEGIDETGGWAPRFEGRILTSFENKAHEAGRLIFDLSYRRR
- a CDS encoding MFS transporter; this encodes MAPGRRSPLVDAEIDDVPAAEPTRVGSRRGLAYLGVCLVLIGLNLRTVFSSFSAVLPEVTADAGLPGWAVVVLTTVPVTLLGLFAPLAPVLARRFGAERVLLGAMAVLTAGLLLRPLDAAGAGHLPALLAGTAACGAAISLCNVLLPGLVKRDFPHRLGLMGGLYTTAICASAALGAGFTYPVFAATGEWTAALWFWAVPPGVVLLLFLPLAIRQHHGRHQQAAGGVNVWRSAVAWQVTIFMVLQAMMSFSVFAWLAPILRERGVDGGTAGLIVSASIGLQMLGSLFAPALATRFRDQRAINTVVALMTGGGFALSIFGPLPLVWLWTGLLGLGQGSLTAVALTMIMVRTRDGHTAAHLSGMMQGVGYGLGSTGTLVVGQLHQATGSFAAAAVLFLVVGSLAAVFGYRAGRNRFVGG
- a CDS encoding IS1380 family transposase codes for the protein MQKSTAVFPSPPVSFTGQSLISHARVSVLTGFMDALGFGRLCEDRLGQFVPSGAKHRPGRLVGSLAAMLAAGGEHASDLDILRSSPGVFGQLPSNATVSRFFERTVANPELFGYGFETLTRELRTRAWDAAGDRNPALAATAADPLIIDLDATLVTSHSDKENVAGTYKGGYGFAPFIASVDYGGGNGSGEILAAMLRPGNAGANSAEDHIRVFHTAAAQLPESFFTEAGALAGEKVLVRTDGAGASRKFLWHLHSLGVQFSTSFALPLGKAHMIDWINDKEHWQLALDQHGNDRNDAWVINATDVIPLTDYPPGTNLFLRAEPLHPGAQPTLLDVDGHRITAFLTNSPRWHGPFLDARHRARGRCENRIKTLKNTGLGKLPFFDFAANQAWANIATLALNLVSWLQLAALPDGHHAKAWDIKRWRYRLFATAGKIITRARRHQLLLPETAPEKDLLKLLLENTARLSKGLVPSTG
- a CDS encoding amino acid permease, with amino-acid sequence MSERTISVAETTALQTGTGGHRQEPHLARALGNRHIQLLAIGGAIGTGLFMGSGKTISLAGPSVIFVYMIIGSMLFFVMRAMGEILLSNLNYKSFSDFAGDLLGPWAGFFTGWSYWFFWVVTGVADIVAISGYVDKLAPGTPLWIPALITPAVLIVLNLPSVKAFGEAEFWFAIIKVVAILALIATGVVMIATHFTSPNGAVASLANIWNDGGMFPHGMFGFILGFQIAIFAFAGIELVGTAAAETKNPERNLPRAINSIPIRVLLFYVGALVVIMAVNPWHSIDPASSPFIGMFTLAGLGIAAVVINLVVLTSAASSANSGIYSTSRMVYGLAQDGNAPKAFGKLSPRKVPQNALLFSCIFLLSGLVLLYSGDSVIGAFTIVTSVASVLTMFVWSMILVSYIVFRRRRPELHAASKFKMPGSGFMPYVVLAFFIFMLVALAQADDTRLALVVAPVWFLLLGIAWYFNRQTPLQQARMAEWAAVSTREKATAARATAAGR
- a CDS encoding response regulator transcription factor, whose product is MTDGPKVLLVEDDASLAAMLEELLRGEGYTVVMAHDGQRALHEGLSQPFDVLLMDRGLPGMEGLDVLARLRSRGVATPALILSALSNPADRVEGLDRGAEDYLGKPFDVDELLARLRSLLRRHTASSDAVPVPGGMLDVSGRTVTLGSGAVIVLSERESELLALLARRPQQIFTREGLMDAVFPEADDDGVVDTYVHYLRKKLAKSAVLTVRGVGYRLGALL